A stretch of the Musa acuminata AAA Group cultivar baxijiao chromosome BXJ2-7, Cavendish_Baxijiao_AAA, whole genome shotgun sequence genome encodes the following:
- the LOC135617702 gene encoding uncharacterized protein LOC135617702 isoform X1: protein MEGGSPDRNSVGSGPKRSSVSSRGRSRGSSSSSCKDFLRKFVDSEILTANLEDWLSGISEESEFRKPTLDVPFELTEIQNFDYALEGVSFQQLIRMPNSLYESTSDAVEATAHLAIEDFLHASVKGLWETFWGHDEPVPLSVACIHSTSSKFYPAEKAIARGKLEGICATAILLKNSRDLRGKWDQIVELALLRPDVGISMQNDQRPSPSVLGEALFFALRVLLARSLSKSSNVLRNSNCVFVLLVDSQYGGVVKVEGDVGKLNFDGNDVYECAAKWIKKHAKVTVSTIDRIWNKLGNANWGDIGTLQVLLATFHCMVQFSGMPKYLLEDLATGHSSRLQNRRTERQLVDAHINGIGLFRFQQQSHSPEIVEVQDESVKIDSRETVKLEKGSALWMEELDYQTGFVIDEVITDGDIQSYIVTPIEESNQPGKKLMMYVGSVPSHLESAWEDMDLWYQVQRQNKVLNLMKQRGLSSKYLPQMVASGLMVHPGKCNKPASGRTCGHPWCGTPILVTSPAGETVSNMRRNGLFGPEEALRCCHDCLSALAIASSAGIRHGDIRPENVILVSNDGKHPSFVLIGWGHAVLEERDRPSMNLFFSSTYALQEGKLCAASDAESLIYLLYYSCGGEFPELDSVEVALQWREMSLSKRVIQQKLGDISAVLKAFADYVDTLCRTPYPIDYDIWLRRLRRTINEDHGKEIDASN from the exons ATGGAAG GTGGGTCCCCAGACCGGAATTCAGTTGGGTCTGGTCCAAAAAGATCTAGTGTGTCATCAAGGGGTCGTTCAAGGGGTTCGTCATCTTCCAGTTGCAAGGATTTTCTTCGGAAGTTTGTGGATAGTGAGATTCTGACAGCAAACCTTGAAGACTGGCTTTCAGGAATATCTGAGGAATCAGAATTCAGGAAGCCTACCTTAGATGTTCCCTTCGAACTTACAGAAATCCAGAATTTTGATTATGCACTGGAAGGTGTTTCTTTTCAGCAGTTGATACGGATGCCCAATTCTCTTTATGAATCGACATCTGATGCTGTTGAAGCGACTGCCCATCTTGCTATTGAGGATTTTCTACATGCTAGTGTGAAGGGATTGTGGGAGACCTTTTGGGGTCATGATGAACCTGTGCCTTTGTCAGTAGCCTGTATACACAGCACAAGTTCGAAATTTTATCCCGCTGAAAAGGCTATTGCCAGAGGAAAGCTTGAAGGTATTTGTGCAACTGCCATATTACTGAAAAATAGTAGGGACTTACGTGGGAAATGGGATCAGATTGTTGAATTAGCTTTGCTGAGGCCTGATGTTGGGATTTCAATGCAGAATGATCAGCGGCCTTCTCCATCTGTCCTTGGGGAAGCACTTTTCTTTGCTCTCCGTGTGTTGTTAGCTAGAAGCCTTAGCAAATCAAGTAATGTGCTCCGTAATTCAAACTGTGTATTTGTTCTCCTTGTTGATTCACAATATGGTGGTGTAGTAAAAGTTGAAGGTGATGTTGGTAAGTTAAATTTTGATGGTAATGATGTCTATGAATGTGCAGCCAAATGGATCAAGAAACATGCCAAAGTTACAGTTTCTACGATTGACCGAATCTGGAACAAGCTTGGGAATGCCAATTGGGGTGACATTGGAACTCTACAGGTGCTTCTTGCAACCTTCCATTGTATGGTCCAGTTTTCTGGAATGCCGAAATATCTACTCGAGGATTTGGCTACAGGACATAGTTCTCGTCTCCAGAATCGGAGAACTGAAAGGCAGTTAGTAGATGCACACATTAATGGTATTGGTTTGTTCCGTTTCCAGCAACAAAGTCATTCACCTGAAATTGTTGAAGTCCAGGATGAATCCGTAAAGATTGATTCTAGAGAGACTGTAAAGCTAGAGAAAGGTTCGGCTTTATGGATGGAAGAATTAGACTATCAAACGGGATTTGTGATTGATGAAGTCATAACTGATGGTGATATTCAAAGTTATATTGTCACTCCAATAGAAGAATCAAATCAACCAGGAAAGAAGCTTATGATGTATGTTGGATCTGTTCCTTCTCATTTGGAATCAGCATGGGAGGATATGGATCTGTGGTACCAGGTTCAGAGGCAGAACAAGGTATTGAATCTAATGAAGCAAAGAGGTTTGTCCAGCAAGTATCTTCCCCAGATGGTTGCATCTGGACTAATGGTTCACCCTGGCAAGTGCAACAAACCAGCTTCTGGTAGAACTTGTGGTCATCCTTGGTGTGGTACCCcaatcctggtgacatctcctgcGGGTGAGACTGTTTCTAATATGAGGAGAAATGGTTTATTTGGTCCCGAGGAAGCTCTCAGATGTTGTCATGACTGCTTATCTGCTCTTGCAATTGCATCTTCTGCTGGAATAAGGCATGGTGATATCCGTCCAGAGAATGTTATCCTTGTAAGCAATGATGGGAAGCATCCGTCTTTTGTCCTAATTGGGTGGGGTCATGCCGTTCTTGAAGAAAGGGATCGCCCATCAatgaatcttttcttttcttcaacaTATGCCCTACAGGAAGGTAAGCTGTGTGCTGCGTCAGATGCAGAAAGTCTGATCTACTTGCTGTACTACTCATGTGGTGGAGAATTCCCTGAACTGGATTCAGTTGAAGTGGCTCTTCAATGGAGAGAAATGTCTTTATCGAAAAGGGTCATACAGCAGAAGCTGGGGGATATCTCAGCTGTGCTGAAAGCCTTTGCTGATTATGTTGATACGTTATGTAGAACTCCTTATCCTATAGATTATGATATATGGTTGAGAAGATTGAGAAGAACCATTAATGAAGATCATGGAAAGGAAATTGATGCTTCAAACTAG
- the LOC135617702 gene encoding uncharacterized protein LOC135617702 isoform X2 has translation MEDRNSVGSGPKRSSVSSRGRSRGSSSSSCKDFLRKFVDSEILTANLEDWLSGISEESEFRKPTLDVPFELTEIQNFDYALEGVSFQQLIRMPNSLYESTSDAVEATAHLAIEDFLHASVKGLWETFWGHDEPVPLSVACIHSTSSKFYPAEKAIARGKLEGICATAILLKNSRDLRGKWDQIVELALLRPDVGISMQNDQRPSPSVLGEALFFALRVLLARSLSKSSNVLRNSNCVFVLLVDSQYGGVVKVEGDVGKLNFDGNDVYECAAKWIKKHAKVTVSTIDRIWNKLGNANWGDIGTLQVLLATFHCMVQFSGMPKYLLEDLATGHSSRLQNRRTERQLVDAHINGIGLFRFQQQSHSPEIVEVQDESVKIDSRETVKLEKGSALWMEELDYQTGFVIDEVITDGDIQSYIVTPIEESNQPGKKLMMYVGSVPSHLESAWEDMDLWYQVQRQNKVLNLMKQRGLSSKYLPQMVASGLMVHPGKCNKPASGRTCGHPWCGTPILVTSPAGETVSNMRRNGLFGPEEALRCCHDCLSALAIASSAGIRHGDIRPENVILVSNDGKHPSFVLIGWGHAVLEERDRPSMNLFFSSTYALQEGKLCAASDAESLIYLLYYSCGGEFPELDSVEVALQWREMSLSKRVIQQKLGDISAVLKAFADYVDTLCRTPYPIDYDIWLRRLRRTINEDHGKEIDASN, from the exons ATGGAAG ACCGGAATTCAGTTGGGTCTGGTCCAAAAAGATCTAGTGTGTCATCAAGGGGTCGTTCAAGGGGTTCGTCATCTTCCAGTTGCAAGGATTTTCTTCGGAAGTTTGTGGATAGTGAGATTCTGACAGCAAACCTTGAAGACTGGCTTTCAGGAATATCTGAGGAATCAGAATTCAGGAAGCCTACCTTAGATGTTCCCTTCGAACTTACAGAAATCCAGAATTTTGATTATGCACTGGAAGGTGTTTCTTTTCAGCAGTTGATACGGATGCCCAATTCTCTTTATGAATCGACATCTGATGCTGTTGAAGCGACTGCCCATCTTGCTATTGAGGATTTTCTACATGCTAGTGTGAAGGGATTGTGGGAGACCTTTTGGGGTCATGATGAACCTGTGCCTTTGTCAGTAGCCTGTATACACAGCACAAGTTCGAAATTTTATCCCGCTGAAAAGGCTATTGCCAGAGGAAAGCTTGAAGGTATTTGTGCAACTGCCATATTACTGAAAAATAGTAGGGACTTACGTGGGAAATGGGATCAGATTGTTGAATTAGCTTTGCTGAGGCCTGATGTTGGGATTTCAATGCAGAATGATCAGCGGCCTTCTCCATCTGTCCTTGGGGAAGCACTTTTCTTTGCTCTCCGTGTGTTGTTAGCTAGAAGCCTTAGCAAATCAAGTAATGTGCTCCGTAATTCAAACTGTGTATTTGTTCTCCTTGTTGATTCACAATATGGTGGTGTAGTAAAAGTTGAAGGTGATGTTGGTAAGTTAAATTTTGATGGTAATGATGTCTATGAATGTGCAGCCAAATGGATCAAGAAACATGCCAAAGTTACAGTTTCTACGATTGACCGAATCTGGAACAAGCTTGGGAATGCCAATTGGGGTGACATTGGAACTCTACAGGTGCTTCTTGCAACCTTCCATTGTATGGTCCAGTTTTCTGGAATGCCGAAATATCTACTCGAGGATTTGGCTACAGGACATAGTTCTCGTCTCCAGAATCGGAGAACTGAAAGGCAGTTAGTAGATGCACACATTAATGGTATTGGTTTGTTCCGTTTCCAGCAACAAAGTCATTCACCTGAAATTGTTGAAGTCCAGGATGAATCCGTAAAGATTGATTCTAGAGAGACTGTAAAGCTAGAGAAAGGTTCGGCTTTATGGATGGAAGAATTAGACTATCAAACGGGATTTGTGATTGATGAAGTCATAACTGATGGTGATATTCAAAGTTATATTGTCACTCCAATAGAAGAATCAAATCAACCAGGAAAGAAGCTTATGATGTATGTTGGATCTGTTCCTTCTCATTTGGAATCAGCATGGGAGGATATGGATCTGTGGTACCAGGTTCAGAGGCAGAACAAGGTATTGAATCTAATGAAGCAAAGAGGTTTGTCCAGCAAGTATCTTCCCCAGATGGTTGCATCTGGACTAATGGTTCACCCTGGCAAGTGCAACAAACCAGCTTCTGGTAGAACTTGTGGTCATCCTTGGTGTGGTACCCcaatcctggtgacatctcctgcGGGTGAGACTGTTTCTAATATGAGGAGAAATGGTTTATTTGGTCCCGAGGAAGCTCTCAGATGTTGTCATGACTGCTTATCTGCTCTTGCAATTGCATCTTCTGCTGGAATAAGGCATGGTGATATCCGTCCAGAGAATGTTATCCTTGTAAGCAATGATGGGAAGCATCCGTCTTTTGTCCTAATTGGGTGGGGTCATGCCGTTCTTGAAGAAAGGGATCGCCCATCAatgaatcttttcttttcttcaacaTATGCCCTACAGGAAGGTAAGCTGTGTGCTGCGTCAGATGCAGAAAGTCTGATCTACTTGCTGTACTACTCATGTGGTGGAGAATTCCCTGAACTGGATTCAGTTGAAGTGGCTCTTCAATGGAGAGAAATGTCTTTATCGAAAAGGGTCATACAGCAGAAGCTGGGGGATATCTCAGCTGTGCTGAAAGCCTTTGCTGATTATGTTGATACGTTATGTAGAACTCCTTATCCTATAGATTATGATATATGGTTGAGAAGATTGAGAAGAACCATTAATGAAGATCATGGAAAGGAAATTGATGCTTCAAACTAG
- the LOC135617703 gene encoding uncharacterized protein LOC135617703 gives MGSEAIQAAKVYRSLLKAVKKYIGNDGSKRHFRNYITEEFRKNASVSDQATVENKIKLAHEYTFLLNSVHHHKELLFSYNIAVDRSDEMKKVLNKSAASVGLRLPDVYQP, from the exons ATGGGATCTGAAGCTATACAAGCTGCAAAGGTGTATCGCAGTCTTCTCAAAGCTGTAAAGAAATATATTGGTAATGATGGCAGCAAAAGGCATTTCAGAAATTACATCACTGAGGAGTTCCGAAAAAATGCTTCTGTGTCTGATCAGGCTACAGTTGAGAACAAAATCAAGCTGGCTCATGAGTACACTTTCCTACTGAACAGTGTGCACCATCATAAG GAATTGCTCTTTTCATACAACATAGCTGTGGATCGATCAGATGAAATGAAGAAAGTATTGAATAAATCTGCTGCTAGTGTGGGTCTTCGGTTACCTGATGTTTATCAGCCTTGA
- the LOC103992977 gene encoding probable protein S-acyltransferase 4 produces MATPAQQANRRRLYQVWKGNNRFFFGGRLIFGPDVASLLLSTLLIVGPAITFCCQIIIKLHEDEKSDENPDRPMLWLSILMVAFFVTISDLVFLFMTSSIDPGIVPRNTGPPGTDESVNVNTPSMEWIHGRTPQLQLPRARTKDEIVNGFAVKVKYCETCMLYRPPRASHCSVCNNCVHKFDHHCPWIGQCIGQRNYRFFFFFISTSTFLCIYVFTFSWLNIITEMNHHQYTIWKAMKCEMLSPMLIVYTFIVVWFVGGLTVFHFYLICTNQTTNENFRWRYDKKQNPYDKGFLRNFGDVFLSEIPPSMHDFRSWVTEETIQVEFYTPNIDADVISPTENIDIEISTEPAIDDNLSVPSIQQNFDCSSNDALDPSVYPVTQNPSFHAPTHSMESYDGENGMPTDETKGEDVGGPVKDESVIKHSCSNMVVTPVEDVDMRST; encoded by the exons ATGGCGACGCCGGCGCAGCAAGCGAACCGCAGGAGGCTGTACCAAGTTTGGAAGGGAAACAAC AGGTTCTTCTTTGGCGGCAGATTGATATTTGGTCCAGATGTAGCCTCATTACTTCTATCAACACTTCTAATAGTCGGTCCAGCCATCACATTCTGTTGCCAGATCATCATAAAACTCCATGAGGATGAGAAGTCAGATGAGAACCCTGATCGTCCAATGCTTTGGCTTTCGATTCTGATGGTGGCATTTTTTGTCACCATATCT GATCTGGTGTTTCTCTTCATGACATCTAGCATAGACCCAGGTATCGTGCCAAGAAACACAGGGCCACCAGGAACAGATGAATCAGTTAATGTCAACACTCCATCGATGGAATGGATCCACGGAAGAACCCCACAGTTGCAATTGCCTAGAGCTAGAACGAAGGATGAAATCGTGAATGGTTTTGCTGTCAAAGTAAAATACTGTGAAACATGCATGCTGTATCGTCCACCCCGTGCTTCGCATTGCTCGGTTTGCAACAACTGTGTGCATAAATTTGATCACCATTGCCCATGGATTGGTCAGTGCATTGGACAG CGAAACTacaggttcttcttcttctttatatccACATCAACATTTCTCTGCATATATGTCTTCACATTTTCGTGGCTGAACATTATTACCGAAATGAATCACCACCAATACACCATTTGGAAGGCAATGAAATGTGAGATGCTATCTCCTATGCTCATAGTATACACCTTCATTGTAGTGTGGTTTGTTGGTGGTCTCACTGTTTTCCACTTCTATCTAATCTGCACAAATCAG ACGACTAATGAGAACTTCCGATGGCGCTACGACAAGAAACAAAATCCCTATGACAAGGGTTTCTTGAGAAATTTCGGTGATGTATTTTTGTCAGAAATCCCACCTTCAATGCATGATTTCCGATCATGGGTGACTGAAGAAACAATACAAGTTGAATTTTATACCCCAAACATTGATGCAGATGTCATAAGCCCGACGGAGAATATTGACATAGAAATCAGCACAGAACCTGCAATAGATGATAATTTGTCTGTTCCAAGCATACAGCAGAATTTTGATTGCAGTAGCAATGATGCATTAGATCCTTCTGTTTATCCTGTCACCCAGAATCCTTCTTTTCATGCACCAACACATTCTATGGAAAGCTATGATGGTGAAAATGGAATGCCTACAGATGAAACAAAAGGTGAGGATGTTGGTGGACCTGTAAAAGATGAAAGTGTCATTAAGCATAGCTGCTCAAATATGGTCGTAACTCCTGTTGAGGATGTTGACATGCGATCCACATGA